In one Acanthochromis polyacanthus isolate Apoly-LR-REF ecotype Palm Island chromosome 20, KAUST_Apoly_ChrSc, whole genome shotgun sequence genomic region, the following are encoded:
- the LOC110958181 gene encoding piggyBac transposable element-derived protein 4-like has translation MNVGRVMQLFFRPGKAGEEEDSEPESDLESEDFDDDVVDPSYVLDEEGEEEQEEDEDLTATLHAFQGPAPKKRRKLVGSNSAKRKLVGSNSVKRKLVGSNSAKRKLVGSNSAKRKLVGSNSAKRKLVGSNSAKRKLVGSSPAKRKLVGSSPAKRKLVGSSPAKRKLVGSSPAKRKLVGSSPAKRKLVGSSPAKRKLIGSSPAKRKLGTPTRTSPTPSTPTRTSPTPSTPTRTSPTPSTPTPTPSTPTQSRSRLAQTSESESQSDPWKTEKDPDSVPDISRFQPRRQPGIQLETLSTHSPKELFQLFFATDTVLKMCKYTNKHAARNKELGKKYKWVDVEMDDLYKFFGLLFYMSLVSLCRIQDYWRQNHIFYVPFPAKVMPRDRFQTILWNIYLSDLEEDEQNDKKGTPGHDKLARVRPLYEAIRCACQAYYHPKRELAVDERMVAAKAKTGMKQYMKVKPNKWGIKLFVLAESSSGYTIQFDIHTGKTGAIRHHGLAYDVVMNLIQKSSLGTGYHIYMDNFYTSPRLFKDLTSMKFGACGTYREGRKGFPRVRENDFTRDSERGSVRWIRQGQLLFVKWLDTQEVSMCSTIHPAFSGDMVERRMKDKDGSWTTRRIPCPTPVLAYNKNMGRVEQSDKLIQYYSTLRKTACWYKTLLLHFLDIAATNAYVLHCELSSVKSRQPMTHKEFMTVLVCQLCDVDMEGNPRSRKSDHIPVAISEVQESAQRAPRGRLRCKRCLLEDDVRRDTSWKCQACEVPLCLLTNRNCFFQWHK, from the coding sequence ATGAATGTGGGGCGTGTAATGCAGCTCTTCTTTCGCCCGGGTAAAGCTGGGGAAGAGGAAGACAGCGAGCCAGAGTCTGACTTGGAGAGTGAGGACTTTGACGATGACGTGGTGGATCCGTCCTATGTTTTGGAcgaggaaggagaggaagaacAGGAAGAAGATGAGGATCTGACAGCAACGCTGCATGCTTTTCAGGGTCCAGCGCCGAAGAAGCGGAGGAAGCTAGTCGGATCCAATTCAGCGAAAAGGAAGCTAGTCGGATCCAATTCAGTGAAAAGGAAGCTAGTCGGATCCAATTCAGCGAAGAGGAAGCTAGTCGGATCCAATTCAGCGAAGAGGAAGCTAGTCGGATCCAATTCAGCGAAGAGGAAGCTAGTCGGATCCAATTCAGCGAAGAGGAAGCTAGTCGGATCCAGTCCAGCGAAGAGGAAGCTAGTCGGATCCAGTCCAGCGAAAAGGAAGCTAGTCGGATCCAGTCCAGCGAAAAGGAAGCTAGTCGGATCCAGTCCAGCGAAAAGGAAGCTAGTCGGATCCAGTCCAGCGAAAAGGAAGCTAGTCGGATCCAGTCCAGCGAAAAGGAAGCTAATTGGATCCAGTCCAGCGAAGAGGAAGCTTGGCACACCCACCCGGACCTCCCCCACCCCATCTACGCCCACCCGGACCTCCCCCACCCCATCTACGCCCACCCGGACCTCCCCCACCCCATCTACGCCTACCCCTACCCCATCTACGCCCACCCAGTCCAGATCTCGGCTGGCTCAGACATCAGAGTCGGAGTCGCAGTCTGATCCTTGGAAGACGGAGAAGGATCCTGACTCTGTTCCAGATATAAGCCGGTTCCAGCCACGGAGACAACCCGGAATCCAGTTGGAGACACTTTCCACCCACAGTCCGAAAGAactttttcagttgttttttgctACCGACACAgtcttgaaaatgtgcaaatacaCCAACAAGCACGCTGCAAGGAACAAGGAGTTGGGGAAGAAGTACAAATGGGTTGACGTAGAAATGGATGATCTGTACAAGTTCTTCGGTCTCCTATTCTACATGTCACTGGTGTCACTGTGCAGGATCCAGGACTATTGGAGACAGAATCACATCTTTTATGTGCCGTTTCCTGCCAAAGTGATGCCCAGGGACAGGTTCCAGACCATCCTTTGGAACATCTACCTCAGTGATCTTGAAGAGGATGAACAGAATGACAAGAAGGGAACACCAGGCCACGACAAACTGGCCAGAGTCAGGCCTCTGTATGAAGCCATCCGCTGTGCCTGCCAGGCGTACTACCACCCAAAGAGGGAGCTGGCCGTGGATGAGAGGATGGTGGCCGCCAAGGCCAAAACTGGCATGAAACAGTACATGAAGGTCAAGCCGAATAAATGGGGCATCAAACTTTTTGTACTGGCTGAGTCAAGCAGTGGCTACACCATCCAGTTCGACATCCACACCGGCAAGACTGGAGCTATACGTCACCATGGGCTGGCCTATGATGTGGTCATGAACCTGATTCAGAAGTCCTCTCTAGGCACCGGGTACCATATTTACATGGACAATTTCTACACTAGTCCCAGACTGTTCAAGGACCTGACCAGCATGAAGTTTGGAGCGTGCGGCACCTACAGGGAGGGCAGGAAGGGATTCCCCAGAGTGAGGGAAAACGATTTCACCAGAGACAGTGAGAGAGGTTCTGTGAGGTGGATCAGGCAGGGCCAACTGCTTTTTGTGAAGTGGCTGGACACACAGGAGGTGTCCATGTGCTCCACCATCCATCCTGCATTTTCAGGTGACATGGTGGAGAGAAGGATGAAGGATAAAGATGGATCCTGGACTACCAGAAGGATCCCCTGTCCCACACCGGTCCTGGCCTACAACAAGAACATGGGCAGGGTGGAGCAGTCGGACAAGCTCATCCAGTACTACTCCACCCTCAGAAAAACCGCTTGCTGGTACAAGACCCTGTTGCTGCACTTTCTGGACATTGCAGCAACGAACGCCTACGTCTTGCACTGTGAGCTGAGCAGCGTGAAGTCGAGGCAGCCCATGACACACAAAGAGTTCATGACGGTGCTGGTGTGTCAGCTCTGTGACGTGGACATGGAAGGCAATCCCCGGAGCAGGAAAAGTGATCACATTCCCGTAGCCATCAGTGAAGTCCAGGAGTCAGCACAGAGAGCCCCCAGAGGCCGCCTGAGGTGCAAACGCTGCCTCCTGGAGGACGACGTAAGGAGAGACACATCCTGGAAGTGTCAGGCCTGTGAGGTGCCTCTCTGTCTTTTGACGAACAGAAACTGTTTCTTTCAGTGGCATAAATAA
- the LOC110960395 gene encoding uncharacterized protein LOC110960395 isoform X2 — protein MTQSTVNMAVLCSGMGNADIMNSALLFPGMLVVTLAGCSAAKSGPHSAFNAYRDFVIKDTTALFLAAVIEHLGFLHVTDCPESLIPQHIKEASPEARRSWFNKLTAEIVDKYVLLPGITEAAESARKASATPVLKNQFPCRMEGCSRTFTYYKSRLTHEQKMHNLVIPTDTTPAISSDRDHKYEHTVARLGFSFILLDFMDAVKEGDGERLMRLYTVALLFYKAYGHTSYAYSTFMLTVQLNATLSPQVAHSLMWNRFWSTRGGKGRNIPLDLHLEHLNGFLKSFLKGLGPNLNETSAARISRSIAVFKEMMAGTDLEMGISRQTGAHHVDMTKDILTLVDTLQEAELFKQKAGRVYAAFPGFQRNLLSKLDPKALWKWMMSKLSEWRSVPL, from the exons ATGACTCAATCAACTGTGAACATGGCTGTTCTTTGTTCTGGGATGGGAAATGCAGACATCATGAATTCAGCTCTGCTGTTCCCGGGGATGTTGGTTGTGACATTGGCAGG GTGCAGCGCTGCCAAGAGTGGACCTCATTCAGCATTCAATGCTTACAGGGACTTTGTGatcaaggacacaacagccctATTCCTAGCAGCTGTGATTGAGCATCTTGGTTTTCTTCATGTCACAG ATTGTCCTGAGTCCCTCATACCACAGCACATCAAGGAGGCCTCTCCAGAAGCAAGAAGATCATGGTTCAACAAATTAACAGCTGAAATTGTGGACAAATATGTTCTTCTTCCTGGCATCACAGAAGCTGCAGAGTCTGCTAGAAAAGCATCTGCAACACCGGTTCTAAAGAATCAGTTCCCATGTCGAATGGAGGGTTGTTCACGCACATTCACATATTACAAAAGCAGACTAACCCATGAACAGAAAATGCACAACCTGGTTATTCCAACTGACACCACCCCAGCCATCAGCTCAGATCGCGATCACAAGTATGAACACACTGTTGCCAGATTGGGTTTCAGCTTCATTCTTTTGGACTTTATGGATGCAGTAAAGGAAGGAGACGGCGAAAGGCTGATGCGTCTCTACACAGTTGCTCTGTTGTTTTACAAAGCATATGGACATACAAGCTATGCTTACAGTACGTTCATGCTTACTGTACAACTGAATGCCACGTTGTCTCCACAGGTTGCTCACAGTCTCATGTGGAACAGATTCTGGAGCACCAGGGGAGGCAAGGGACGAAACATTCCACTAGATTTGCATCTGGAGCACTTAAATGGATTTTTGAAATCTTTCCTGAAGGGCCTTGGGCCTAACCTAAATGAGACTTCAGCAGCCAGAATAAGCAGGTCCATTGCTGTCTTCAAAGAAATGATGGCCGGCACCGATTTGGAAATGGGAATATCGAGGCAAACTGGTGCTCATCATGTGGACATGACCAAAGACATCCTCACCTTGGTAGACACACTGCAAGAGGCAGagctttttaaacaaaaagcaGGTCGTGTCTATGCTGCCTTCCCTGGTTTCCAAAGAAACCTACTGTCAAAACTGGATCCAAAGGCACTTTGGAAGTGGATGATGAGCAAGCTCAGTGAATGGCGTAGTGTCCCTTTGTAA
- the LOC110960395 gene encoding uncharacterized protein LOC110960395 isoform X3 has protein sequence MSPDDSCRLCKVNMRESGPRVYAHSTDMFVSKTTPTISDRLAMMDLIVTPEPEQSNRCCQRCTSTLGRLEKDFPLFRQWEENVRLSSVSKRQREPTPSKTPRTLKKTCPNPPSPLACSFGNTTTKFPLGLFFKNENQRGDLVEVLREIQQEHMLKDADCVQHLLIGGDRLTEANCRNVQWGFSDADTKEERMEGMHFKFEDWHAIRVLFEIHHKIFFKESTTDHGTLFANMTKLSF, from the exons atgtcgccggacgattcttgccgtttatgtaaagtaaacatgagggaaagtggaccccgtgtttatgcacactccacagatatgtttgtgtcaaaaacaacgccgaccatatcagataggttagcgatgatggacctgatagtcaccccggagccggagcagtcaaacagatgctgccagcgctgcacctccacactcggtcggcttgaaaaagactttcctttattcaggcaatgggaagagaacgtccggttaagcagcgtatcgaaaagacaacgtgaacccaccccgtccaagacaccgaggactttgaaaaagacCTGCCCAAACCCACCGAGTCCACTAGCTTGTTCCTTCGGAAACACGACAACAAAG TTCCCCTTAggcctcttttttaaaaatgagaaccAGAGAGGTGACTTAGTGGAAGTCTTGAGAGAAATTCAGCAAGA GCACATGCTCAAAGACGCTGATTGTGTGCAACACTTACTAATTGGAGGGGACCGTCTCACAGAGGCTAACTGTCGCAATGTGCAGTGGGGATTTTCAGACGCAGATACTAAGGAGGAAAGAATGGAGggaatgcattttaaatttgaGGACTGGCATGCTATCAGAGTTCTGTTTGAG ATCCATCACAAGATCTTTTTCAAAGAGTCCACCACAGACCATGGCACACTATTTGCGAACATGACCAAGTTGAG TTTCTGA
- the LOC110960395 gene encoding uncharacterized protein LOC110960395 isoform X1 has product MSPDDSCRLCKVNMRESGPRVYAHSTDMFVSKTTPTISDRLAMMDLIVTPEPEQSNRCCQRCTSTLGRLEKDFPLFRQWEENVRLSSVSKRQREPTPSKTPRTLKKTCPNPPSPLACSFGNTTTKVSINYPTQTLTRECHPEEDPIIKSIALKRWKEAASHALKHRHLQDEIKDEVIKLIRKECDVLCSRKYDFILWKSKPADLKSFSFKCLRDDLHRLAPFLLSFFNCVTNNNDLASCTAAAIAIRGRKPQLAALSYWINTVLQYGGAKKSVFNRLSKLSITTSHRKAVKKQHELALGCGADFVEFKSGLKATDTELSEGSESLEDFHLTDENLTTAPRHEESPVTCPPSYQIIMDNLDFLYTLTASPSTTPTRVYTGYTILQSKTVYLHITSLTSNQQQTFNSTI; this is encoded by the exons atgtcgccggacgattcttgccgtttatgtaaagtaaacatgagggaaagtggaccccgtgtttatgcacactccacagatatgtttgtgtcaaaaacaacgccgaccatatcagataggttagcgatgatggacctgatagtcaccccggagccggagcagtcaaacagatgctgccagcgctgcacctccacactcggtcggcttgaaaaagactttcctttattcaggcaatgggaagagaacgtccggttaagcagcgtatcgaaaagacaacgtgaacccaccccgtccaagacaccgaggactttgaaaaagacCTGCCCAAACCCACCGAGTCCACTAGCTTGTTCCTTCGGAAACACGACAACAAAG GTTTCTATCAATTATCCAACTCAAACACTGACGAGGGAGTGCCATCCTGAGGAAGATCCCATAATTAAATCCATAGCTCTGAAGAGATGGAAAGAGGCTGCCAGTCATGCACTGAAGCATCGTCACCTGCAAGACGAAATCAAAGATGAAGTCATCAAGTTAATAAGAAAAGAATGCGATGTACTGTGCTCTCGCAAGTATGACTTCATTCTGTGGAAGTCTAAACCGGCAGACCTCAAGTCATTCTCCTTCAAATGTTTAAGAGATGACCTCCATCGGCTTGCTCCCTTTCTACTTTCATTTTTCAACTGTGTCACAAACAACAACGACTTAGCTAGCTGTACTGCTGCAGCCATTGCAATAAGAGGCAGAAAACCGCAGCTAGCAGCATTATCGTATTGGATCAACACAGTTCTCCAGTATGGCGGAGCAAAAAAGTCTGTCTTCAATCGCCTCTCAAAATTGTCGATCACCACATCCCATAGGAAAGCAGTTAAAAAGCAACACGAGTTGGCACTTGGCTGTGGGGCTGATTTTGTAGAATTTAAAAGTGGCTtgaaagctacagacactgaactGTCAGAGGGATCAGAAAGCCTTGAGGACTTTCATCTCACAG ATGAAAACCTCACAACAGCCCCCAGACATGAAGAGAGTCCTGTGACCTGCCCACCATCATACCAAATAATTATGGACAACCTGGATTTTTTGTACACACTCACAGCCAGTCCATCAACAACACCAACAAGAGTATACACTGGATACACCATCTTGCAGTCAAAGACCGTGTACCTACACATCACTTCTCTAACATCAAACCAACAACAGACATTCAACAGTACAATCTGA
- the LOC127530202 gene encoding probable ATP-dependent DNA helicase RecS yields the protein MAAAAFDQALDRVLNSLERPFILKQEQRLALEAFVNKKKDVLALLPTGFGKSLIYQLAPLVAKEIGSIKTPVVVVVSPLIALIEDQIKEAADLGISATQLGLGEEKDIKSCRYQVVFGSPEAWLSAKWENMLSTEAYKTNLIGIVVDEVHLTYKWGNAGRGQKAFRESFARLGELRAIVKPGTPVLALTASADLHSRDIVRRRLHFQNAVNIIVSPNRPNIRLAVRRLVTDSLDCFDWLVKNLKERRLDMLPVIIYCRTINTVTRVFLHLKSELGDSAWVGEEKKGDNLLIGMFHSHTLPVNKSRVLSSINGEGNCRVAVATTALGVGLNFPKVSHVIMYGLPEDPEAILQQVGRAGRDGSPAHAVLYANKQVANTDNAAKTVLQESLNGCFRKALYSHFEEEVSSIKPGHSCCTFCHTVCKCNSDCCSVATPSFEMSKKNLSPVRCRKVTLHEQGQVKELLEKYRDSLIPPDEHLYTNVSLCTGFSNVLIETVIESLPEIFNITDIMSNLPVFDIKHGQEILRIVHKVFKDFDLCDFPDTCEELYLPPDIDFTGYFDFQDEDEDTTKSLSSIASGLSLLPLSD from the exons ATGGCGGCGGCTGCGTTCGACCAAGCATTGGACAGAGTTCTGAATAGTTTAGAAAGACCgtttattttaaaacaagaaCAGCGTTTGGCCTTAGAAGcttttgtcaacaaaaagaaagatgtATTAGCTTTACTGCCCACGGGATTTGGCAAGAGTCTAATTTACCAGTTAGCTCCGTTAGTTGCGAAGGAAATCGGATCTATCAAGACCCCTGTTGTTGTGGTAGTGTCGCCATTGATTGCCTTGATAGAGGATCAGATAAAGGAAGCAGCCGACCTCGGGATTTCTGCGACTCAGTTGGGCCTCGGGGaagaaaaagacataaagaGTTGCCGGTACCAGGTGGTGTTTGGCAGCCCCGAGGCATGGCTAAGCGCCAAGTGGGAGAACATGCTATCCACCGAAGCATACAAGACCAACCTTATAGGCATCGTCGTGGATGAAGTCCATCTTACATACAAGTG GGGGAATGCGGGGAGAGGACAAAAGGCCTTCAGAGAAAGCTTTGCAAGGTTGGGGGAACTTCGAGCAATCGTCAAACCAG gAACACCTGTATTGGCTTTGACTGCATCAGCTGATTTGCACTCAAGAGACATTGTGAGAAGACGGCTACACTTCCAGAATGCAGTCAACATTATTGTTAGCCCCAACAGACCCAACATTAGACTTGCTGTAAGGCGGCTTGTGACAGACTCTCTAGACTGCTTCGACTGGCTGGTGAAGAACTTGAAAGAGAGAAGACTGGATATGTTACCAGTCATTATATACTGCCGTACAATAAACACTGTGACAAGAGTATTCCTCCACCTGAAGTCTGAACTTGGGGACAGTGCCTGGGTAGGCGAAGAGAAAAAAGGTGACAATCTCCTTATTGGGATGTTTCACAGCCACACTCTACCTGTAAACAAGAGTAGGGTACTGTCTTCAATTAACGGAGAAGGGAACTGCAGAGTGGCTGTGGCAACTACAGCACTTGGAGTTGGCCTAAATTTCCCCAAGGTCTCCCATGTGATCATGTATGGCTTACCAGAGGACCCAGAGGCCATTCTCCAGCAGGTTGGAAGAGCAGGCAGAGATGGCTCTCCTGCTCATGCTGTTCTTTACGCAAACAAACAGGTTGCCAACACTGACAATGCAGCAAAGACGGTTCTTCAAGAAAGCCTAAATGGGTGTTTTAGGAAGGCCCTATATTCACATTTTGAGGAAGAGGTATCTAGTATCAAGCCGGGACATTCTTGCTGTACTTTTTGCCATACAGTATGCAAATGTAACTCTGACTGTTGCTCTGTAGCTACACCCAgttttgaaatgtcaaaaaagaatCTATCACCTGTCAGATGCAGAAAAGTCACATTGCATGAACAGGGACAGGTCAAAGAGCTGTTGGAGAAGTATAGGGACAGTCTAATTCCACCAGATGAACACCTGTACACAAATGTCTCACTCTGCACTGGTTTCAGCAATGTGCTAATTGAAACAGTTATTGAAAGCCTTCCTGAAATATTTAACATAACTGACATTATGAGCAATCTTCCTGTATTTGACATAAAACATGGCCAGGAAATTCTCCGGATCGTTCACAAAGTGTTTAAAGACTTTGATTTGTGTGACTTCCCAGACACTTGTGAAGAACTGTATTTGCCACCTGATATAGACTTCACCGGATACTTTGATTTtcaggatgaggatgaagacacTACCAAGTCATTAAGCAGCATTGCATCAGGCTTGTCTTTGCTCCCCCTCTCAGATTAA